GCCCAGCTGGCGGATCGGTCTTTCCTGGCCTTCACGGGTTGCGGCACCGCGTTCTACTCGGCGATGCTGGCGCAGCGATTCGCCGGTGCGACGTCGAGCGAGCGAATCCGCTCCGCGTCGGTCACCGCATTCGAGCTCGCGCGGTACGGCCCCCGGACCGATCGGTCCTCGGGAGTGATCGGGGTCTCGCACAGCGGGATTACCAAGACCACCGTGGACGCGCTCCGGGAGGCGCGGGCGAGAGGTGCCCGGACCGTGGGGGTCACGCACTTTCCGGATCGTCCCATCGCCACCGCGTCCGATGCAACCTTGGTCGCGGGCAACGGCCCCGATCTCTCTCGCTGCCACACCAAGTGCTACGTGGCGGGTGCGCTCGCTGCGGCCCAGGTCGCGCTCGAGTGGCGTCTCGCCGCCGGCCGCGAACCGCGACCGCAGGTCGGGCCCGTATTCGAGGCATTCCACGCCTTCCCCTCCCTCTTGGAAGAGGTGATCCGGTCCACGGAGAAGATGTGCGAAGACCTCGCGACGGAGCATCTTGCGCGGGAGTCCGTGTCCATCTTCGGAGCGGGCCCGAACCTTCCCACGGCGTTCGAGGCCGCGCTCAAGATTCGGGAGACAAGTTTCCTGCCCGCCCTCGGCATGGAGACGGAGGATTTCCTGCACGGGTCATGGCAGTCCCTGAACCGGGAACGTCTCGTCTTCGTCGTGGCGACCCAAGGTGGCTCCCGTGCCCGCGCACTCGACCTGATCCGAGCGGCCCGGACGGTCGGGGCCCACGTGGTGGCCGTCGCCTCGGAGGGGGACCGGGAGGTGGAAGCCGCGGCCGAGGAAGCCGTCTTCGTACCGAAGGTGGACGAACTTGTATCTCCGTTCCTGAATATTATTCCCCTGTACCTCTTCGCCTACTTCTCCAGCGTCCGGCGGGGCCACAACCCGGACCTGCTGCGGTACCTCGATCCGACGTATTGGCAGGCTCGACAGATCGTCTTCCCGCCGGGCACGCACTGAACCCCGGAGTCAGACGAGGAACTCCGCGAGGACGCGGCCCAGGTTGTCCGCAACGTCGGTCGCGGTGAGGCCGTAGCTCTTGACCTTGAACGCCAAGTCGCCCGCGAATCCGTTGGAGAAGGCGCCGAGGCGCGCCGCGTCGAACGGGGCGACGCCCTTGCAGAGAAGCCCGCCCACGGCACCGCAGAGCACGTCGCCGGTCCCGCCCACGGTCATGCCCGGATTTCCCGTGTAGTTCAACTTCGTCCGTGCGCCGTCGCTCACGATGTCCACGTGGCCCTTGAGGAGAATCGTGATGCCCAGGACGCGGGCGGCTTCCTGGACCATCTTGGCCTTCTCCTCGACCGCGTCCGGGAGCGTCTTCCCGGTGAGCGCGGTGAACTCCCGCGAGTGGGGCGTTGCCACAGCCCGCTTGCGCGCGAGGATCGTGGGTTCCTGGCCCACGGCCCGGATGGCGTCCGCATCGAAGACGATGGGCTTGTCCACGCCTTTGATGACCGCCCGGACCGTGGCGAGCGTACCGACGGCGTCCCCGAGTCCCGGCCCGATCGCGATCGCGTCCGCCTTCGCGGCAAGGTCCAGGATGACCTCGAGATCCTCGTTGAGGAGGCGGTGCCCGACGAGGGGATGGACGATGAAGTTGGGGGAGTACGAGGCGACGATCTCGGCGGCGAGGGCCGGCGTGGCGATGTGCACGAGGTCGGCTCCCATCCCGAGGGCGCCCATGGCGACCAGGGCCGGGGCGCCCGTGAACGGTCCCCCCGCGATGATGAGGAGGCTCCCGTTCTGGCCCTTGTGGCTTTCGGCCTTGGGGCGAGGGAACAGGAAGAACTCGCCGGGACCGATCGTCCGCGCGACCTGCGCCGGGATGCCGATGTCCGCGATACGAATCGTGCCGGAGTTCTCCGGGGTCATGCCCTCCTTCGCGTCGTGCAGCGTGACCGTGACCTTCGGCTTGACCGCGATCCCCGAGCCCAGGCCGCTGGGCACGTCCACGCTCAGGATCGGCTTGCCGGACGCGTTCATCTCGCGGATGACCGTCGCGTAGGGTTCGCGAAGCGGTCCGTCGACGCCGATGCCCAGGAGGGCGTCGACGACCAGATCGGCCTCAGCCATGGAGGTCTCGCTCCGTTCGAGCCCCTCGTAGAGCGGGACGCCCTTCAGCCGGGCGAAGTTCGTGCGGGCTTCCTCGGTCGCGAACTGATCGGGCGACCG
This genomic stretch from Thermoplasmata archaeon harbors:
- a CDS encoding SIS domain-containing protein, translating into MASAALSPIPTPDRTAHPFHTYDMIHEIPDSFRETLRRIADPARSEAAQLADRSFLAFTGCGTAFYSAMLAQRFAGATSSERIRSASVTAFELARYGPRTDRSSGVIGVSHSGITKTTVDALREARARGARTVGVTHFPDRPIATASDATLVAGNGPDLSRCHTKCYVAGALAAAQVALEWRLAAGREPRPQVGPVFEAFHAFPSLLEEVIRSTEKMCEDLATEHLARESVSIFGAGPNLPTAFEAALKIRETSFLPALGMETEDFLHGSWQSLNRERLVFVVATQGGSRARALDLIRAARTVGAHVVAVASEGDREVEAAAEEAVFVPKVDELVSPFLNIIPLYLFAYFSSVRRGHNPDLLRYLDPTYWQARQIVFPPGTH
- a CDS encoding NAD(P)H-hydrate dehydratase, with protein sequence MITATEMRVLDRNAQHFGVSILDLMENAGRAVADAARHEFGIAGKKVLVVCGTGNNGGDGLVAARLLAEEAKVTVLLARSPDQFATEEARTNFARLKGVPLYEGLERSETSMAEADLVVDALLGIGVDGPLREPYATVIREMNASGKPILSVDVPSGLGSGIAVKPKVTVTLHDAKEGMTPENSGTIRIADIGIPAQVARTIGPGEFFLFPRPKAESHKGQNGSLLIIAGGPFTGAPALVAMGALGMGADLVHIATPALAAEIVASYSPNFIVHPLVGHRLLNEDLEVILDLAAKADAIAIGPGLGDAVGTLATVRAVIKGVDKPIVFDADAIRAVGQEPTILARKRAVATPHSREFTALTGKTLPDAVEEKAKMVQEAARVLGITILLKGHVDIVSDGARTKLNYTGNPGMTVGGTGDVLCGAVGGLLCKGVAPFDAARLGAFSNGFAGDLAFKVKSYGLTATDVADNLGRVLAEFLV